The following proteins are encoded in a genomic region of Pseudomonas sp. Os17:
- a CDS encoding LysR family transcriptional regulator — protein sequence MQLRALRYFHEVARCASLRQAAERLYVTPTAVSRQIEQLEHFFGTALIERGPRGIRLTVEGECLAEQVSSTLRGFDQVRDVIASRQSQVAGNVSIHVSESIVSSVLAPVLAAFNRAHPKVTFNIVIASAGATLDALCSGEADLGLAFYLPERAEVDVTAHCQLWHRVLVSAEHPFAQCPSIRLADLQGQPLAIPDSAYGVRQALEGAAKKRGVSILPVFTTSSLEVQKSLARQRAAVLILPQVDAEARDLGDGLVAVPIDDESLERIRVDLCVVRNRPLSVATLKCQDMLARAMQRYALVD from the coding sequence ATGCAGTTACGAGCGTTGCGTTACTTCCACGAGGTGGCCCGGTGTGCCTCCCTGCGTCAGGCGGCCGAGCGTCTGTACGTGACGCCTACCGCCGTGAGCCGGCAGATCGAGCAGCTGGAGCACTTCTTCGGCACTGCGCTGATCGAGCGCGGCCCGCGGGGCATCCGCCTGACGGTGGAAGGCGAGTGCCTGGCCGAGCAGGTCAGCTCGACCTTGCGCGGCTTCGATCAGGTGCGCGACGTGATCGCCAGTCGCCAGAGCCAGGTGGCGGGTAACGTCAGCATCCATGTGTCGGAAAGTATCGTTTCCAGCGTGCTGGCGCCGGTGCTTGCGGCGTTCAACCGGGCCCATCCGAAAGTCACCTTCAATATCGTCATCGCCAGTGCCGGCGCCACCCTGGATGCCCTGTGCAGTGGCGAGGCCGACCTGGGGCTGGCCTTCTACCTGCCGGAGCGGGCCGAGGTGGACGTGACCGCCCATTGCCAGTTGTGGCACCGGGTGCTGGTCAGCGCCGAGCACCCGTTTGCCCAGTGCCCGAGCATTCGCCTGGCGGACCTGCAGGGCCAGCCCCTGGCGATTCCCGATTCCGCCTACGGCGTGCGCCAGGCCCTGGAAGGGGCGGCGAAGAAGCGCGGGGTGAGCATTCTGCCGGTGTTCACCACCAGTTCCCTGGAGGTGCAGAAAAGCCTGGCCCGCCAGCGCGCGGCGGTGCTGATCCTGCCCCAGGTGGATGCCGAGGCCCGGGACCTGGGGGATGGCCTGGTGGCGGTGCCGATCGACGACGAGTCCCTGGAGCGGATCCGCGTCGACCTGTGCGTGGTGCGCAACCGCCCCTTGTCGGTGGCCACCCTGAAATGCCAGGACATGCTCGCCCGGGCGATGCAGCGCTACGCCCTGGTCGATTGA
- a CDS encoding response regulator transcription factor — protein MKNKRVLIVDDHPIICAAVTELLEEHGYKPIGESSDGFDALEKIHQLRPDYMLLDISLDNLDGLSVLQRIAMDHLEVKTLVFTANRASTYGVRCMQAGAMGFISKSAGLQELVKGLNALADGYLYFPKEVLEMYRGIGHAANDALNNLTNKELVILQLLASGYSNLEIASKLNLSNKTISGHKINVLKKLGVRTTIELATIAKEMDLL, from the coding sequence ATGAAGAACAAACGTGTACTGATCGTCGACGACCACCCGATCATCTGCGCCGCCGTCACCGAGCTGCTTGAAGAACATGGCTACAAGCCGATCGGCGAATCCTCCGACGGCTTCGACGCGCTGGAGAAGATTCACCAGCTGCGCCCGGACTACATGCTGCTGGACATCAGCCTGGACAACCTGGACGGGCTCTCGGTGCTGCAACGCATTGCCATGGATCACCTGGAGGTCAAGACCCTGGTGTTCACCGCCAATCGCGCCAGCACCTACGGCGTGCGCTGCATGCAGGCCGGGGCCATGGGGTTCATCAGCAAGAGCGCCGGCCTGCAGGAACTGGTCAAGGGCCTGAATGCCCTGGCCGACGGCTATCTGTATTTCCCCAAGGAAGTCCTGGAGATGTACCGGGGAATCGGCCACGCCGCCAATGACGCACTGAACAACCTGACCAACAAGGAACTGGTGATCCTGCAATTGCTGGCCAGCGGCTACAGCAACCTGGAAATCGCCAGCAAGCTCAACCTGAGCAACAAGACCATCAGCGGGCACAAGATCAATGTGCTGAAGAAACTCGGGGTGCGCACCACCATCGAACTGGCCACCATCGCCAAGGAGATGGACCTGCTGTGA
- a CDS encoding EAL domain-containing protein, with translation MSTLSVLLLCSNAFRVRRLSRILTASGVARVQVIGQESQWAQFPPELDELDLVICDSLQSLTAIYYLRRLCEHYGFFSMIECEALDAPIRWGLANFRAHSGKYCAGSYSDLDTTQISGLLLKALTVKRAVHKHTRSSTLAAPKRPPASNDWVAQRDVFQALAAQQFIPYFQPQVCLRTRRITGVEVLARWQHPDKGVLGPQFFLDLFDSPSRHRQLFECLVHQGLQVQRQLQGTPGGEALVFSYNIEASQLTDPEFAARVLQQIDAAGVPKTQVTLEITERQALILDMQSIENISVLLNSGVRLSLDDFGTGHSSIMRLADIPFGQIKLDSGFVASALGHKETRIIEALVGLARSLDLELVAEGIETEKQRRHLQRLGIDAAQGYLFHRPMKGAALARLLAMDSPPLRLIRQG, from the coding sequence ATGTCGACGTTGAGCGTACTGCTGTTGTGTTCGAACGCTTTTCGGGTTCGACGCCTTTCAAGAATACTCACAGCCTCCGGGGTTGCCCGGGTTCAGGTGATCGGTCAGGAAAGCCAATGGGCGCAGTTCCCGCCCGAGTTGGATGAACTGGACCTGGTGATCTGCGATTCCCTGCAGTCGCTGACGGCCATCTACTACCTGCGCCGGCTCTGCGAGCACTATGGCTTTTTCTCGATGATCGAATGCGAGGCCCTGGATGCGCCCATCCGCTGGGGGCTGGCGAATTTCCGCGCACATTCGGGCAAGTACTGCGCCGGCAGCTACAGCGACCTGGACACCACGCAGATCAGCGGCTTGCTGCTCAAGGCCTTGACCGTGAAGCGCGCGGTGCATAAGCACACCCGCAGCAGCACCCTGGCCGCGCCGAAACGCCCCCCCGCCAGCAACGACTGGGTGGCGCAACGGGATGTGTTTCAAGCCCTGGCCGCGCAGCAGTTCATTCCCTACTTCCAGCCTCAGGTGTGCCTGCGCACCCGACGCATCACCGGTGTCGAGGTCCTGGCCCGCTGGCAGCATCCCGACAAGGGCGTGCTGGGGCCGCAATTCTTCCTCGACCTGTTCGACAGTCCGTCGCGGCATCGCCAGTTGTTCGAGTGCCTGGTGCACCAGGGGCTGCAGGTGCAACGGCAATTGCAAGGCACGCCAGGCGGCGAGGCGCTGGTGTTTTCCTACAACATCGAGGCCAGTCAATTGACCGACCCCGAGTTTGCCGCCCGGGTGTTGCAGCAGATCGACGCCGCCGGGGTGCCCAAGACTCAGGTCACCCTGGAGATCACCGAGCGCCAGGCCCTGATCCTGGACATGCAGAGCATTGAGAACATCAGCGTTCTGCTCAACAGCGGGGTACGCCTGTCCCTCGACGACTTTGGCACCGGGCATTCGTCGATCATGCGTCTGGCGGACATTCCCTTCGGCCAGATCAAGCTCGACTCGGGCTTTGTCGCCAGTGCCCTGGGGCACAAGGAAACCCGGATCATTGAGGCCCTGGTGGGGCTGGCCCGTTCGCTCGACCTGGAGTTGGTGGCCGAGGGCATCGAAACCGAGAAGCAGCGCCGGCATCTGCAGCGCCTGGGAATCGATGCGGCTCAGGGTTATCTGTTCCACAGGCCGATGAAGGGGGCGGCGCTGGCCCGGCTGCTGGCCATGGACAGCCCGCCGCTGCGGCTGATCCGTCAGGGCTAG
- a CDS encoding OprD family outer membrane porin yields the protein MQQPVLFTLALAASSAVIAQDNPRPSQQDQAPGFIQGSHLDLNLRHYYSNQHTQRDTYLSIKKPDGIERTRVRETWVQTGMLKYSSGYTQGLIGLGVDAALFSAVNLERGHGRVANGGDRVLVDSDGDALPTWSRLGIGDVRLRLSNTELKAGRLMTDNPVLRFKDNRALPSSFQGVGLYSNETDWLALQAGSFDRAIPRTGTGSERLTTTFGNRAYSGERISYLGATVKPGPGLEGSLYASRFENMWDQYYLGLTHRAGDKSQLALKTAFNYYHTQDQGQQRLGYIDNDALSLAITGSHQAHSLTLAWQQVFGNEYFDYVWESTGNYMANSLYSDYNGPNEKSWQLRYDLDFTAYGVPGLSASLWHAKGWDIDGTHYDGDRNGRNRGYNVRGLDGAKHDENGLMLAYVVQSGRLKDAVLRTIVYNHRASGGQIDGSYDEFRLVGNFPFKLF from the coding sequence ATGCAACAGCCTGTACTGTTCACCCTGGCACTGGCGGCCAGTAGCGCCGTCATCGCCCAGGACAACCCGCGCCCGAGCCAGCAGGACCAGGCGCCGGGGTTCATCCAGGGCAGCCACCTGGACCTCAACCTGCGCCACTACTATTCCAACCAGCACACCCAGCGCGACACCTACCTGAGCATCAAGAAGCCCGACGGCATCGAACGCACCCGGGTGCGGGAAACCTGGGTACAGACCGGCATGCTCAAGTACAGCTCGGGCTACACCCAGGGCCTGATCGGCCTGGGCGTGGATGCCGCGCTGTTCAGCGCGGTGAACCTGGAGCGCGGTCATGGCCGGGTGGCCAATGGCGGCGACCGGGTGCTGGTGGACAGCGACGGCGACGCCCTGCCCACCTGGAGCCGCCTGGGCATCGGCGATGTGCGCTTGCGCCTGTCCAACACCGAGCTCAAGGCCGGGCGCCTGATGACCGACAACCCGGTGCTGCGTTTCAAGGACAACCGCGCCCTGCCCTCAAGCTTTCAGGGCGTGGGCCTGTACAGCAACGAAACCGATTGGCTGGCGCTGCAGGCGGGCAGCTTCGACCGGGCCATCCCGCGCACCGGCACCGGCAGCGAGCGCCTGACCACCACCTTCGGCAACCGCGCCTACAGCGGTGAGCGCATCAGCTACCTGGGGGCCACCGTGAAACCCGGCCCGGGCCTGGAAGGCAGCCTCTACGCCTCGCGCTTCGAGAACATGTGGGACCAGTACTACCTGGGCCTGACCCACCGAGCCGGGGACAAAAGCCAGCTGGCGCTGAAGACCGCGTTCAACTACTACCACACCCAAGACCAGGGCCAGCAGCGCCTGGGCTACATCGACAACGACGCCCTGAGCCTGGCCATCACCGGCAGCCATCAGGCCCATAGCCTGACCCTGGCCTGGCAGCAGGTGTTCGGCAACGAGTACTTCGACTATGTCTGGGAGTCCACCGGCAACTACATGGCCAACTCCTTGTACTCGGACTACAACGGCCCCAATGAAAAGTCCTGGCAGCTGCGCTACGACCTGGATTTTACCGCCTACGGCGTGCCCGGGCTGAGCGCCAGCCTGTGGCACGCCAAGGGCTGGGACATCGATGGCACGCACTACGACGGCGATCGCAACGGCCGCAACCGCGGCTACAACGTGCGCGGCCTGGACGGCGCCAAGCACGACGAAAACGGCCTGATGCTGGCGTATGTGGTGCAATCCGGGCGGCTCAAGGATGCAGTGCTGCGCACCATCGTCTACAACCACCGCGCCAGCGGCGGGCAGATCGACGGCAGCTATGACGAGTTCCGCCTGGTGGGCAACTTTCCGTTCAAGTTGTTCTAA
- a CDS encoding citrate-proton symporter produces the protein MHSQASNPSTTPEPETPTAAGGKRSVFAVILGNAVEFFDFGVYATFAVMIGHTFFPSDSAFVSLMLSVTAFGVGFIVRPLGAVLIGAYADRVGRKPAMLLTLVMMAVGTGSIAILPSYESIGIAAPILLVLTRLIQGLAWGGEAGPATTYILEAAPAHKRGTYACWQVVAQGVAAMAAGTVGYTLTQVLSPEDLNTWGWRVPFVFGLLVLPIGIYIRRNLAETFHGQGEQASTGSLVRQVFGEHRRALVLGLLILSGSTITQYFINYMTTFALTELKLPTSISMLSTLVAGAAMAVCAIAGGMLCDRFGRRTILMAPRVVLLLVLFPALQLMTEHPSPATFLLTLAVLSGLHGMSGAALIVLLVESFPKAVRSTGFSIVYAFGVAAFGGTAQIIITWLIGTTGNPMSPVGYLLVANLVCLTAAWFAKETRPQTPGRSHPGQRLAEARAR, from the coding sequence ATGCACAGCCAAGCGTCCAATCCATCCACCACACCCGAGCCCGAAACGCCCACCGCGGCGGGGGGCAAGCGCAGCGTGTTCGCGGTGATCCTCGGCAATGCCGTGGAGTTCTTCGATTTCGGGGTCTACGCCACCTTCGCGGTGATGATCGGCCACACCTTCTTTCCCTCCGACAGTGCCTTCGTCAGCCTGATGCTGTCGGTCACCGCCTTCGGCGTCGGCTTTATCGTGCGGCCCCTGGGGGCGGTGCTGATCGGTGCCTACGCCGACCGGGTCGGACGCAAGCCGGCGATGCTCCTGACCCTGGTGATGATGGCCGTGGGCACCGGCAGCATCGCCATCCTGCCCAGCTACGAGAGCATCGGCATCGCCGCGCCGATCCTGCTGGTGCTCACCCGGCTGATCCAGGGCCTGGCCTGGGGCGGCGAGGCCGGCCCCGCCACCACCTACATCCTCGAAGCCGCGCCAGCGCACAAGCGTGGCACCTACGCCTGCTGGCAGGTGGTGGCCCAGGGCGTGGCCGCCATGGCCGCCGGCACCGTGGGCTACACCCTGACCCAGGTGCTGTCCCCCGAGGACCTCAACACCTGGGGCTGGCGCGTGCCGTTCGTGTTCGGCCTCCTGGTGCTGCCAATCGGCATCTACATCCGCCGCAACCTGGCGGAAACCTTCCACGGCCAGGGTGAGCAGGCCAGCACCGGCAGCCTGGTGCGCCAAGTGTTCGGCGAACATCGCCGGGCCCTGGTGCTGGGGTTGCTGATTCTCTCCGGCAGCACCATCACCCAGTACTTCATCAACTACATGACCACCTTCGCCCTCACCGAGCTCAAGCTGCCCACCAGCATCTCCATGCTCTCGACCCTGGTGGCCGGCGCGGCGATGGCGGTGTGCGCGATTGCCGGCGGCATGCTCTGCGACCGTTTCGGCCGCCGCACCATCCTCATGGCACCAAGAGTGGTGCTGTTGCTGGTGCTGTTCCCGGCATTGCAACTGATGACCGAACACCCCAGCCCGGCCACCTTCCTCTTGACCCTGGCGGTGCTCTCCGGCCTGCACGGCATGAGCGGCGCGGCGCTGATCGTGCTGCTGGTGGAGAGCTTTCCCAAGGCGGTGCGCTCCACCGGTTTCTCCATCGTCTACGCCTTTGGCGTGGCGGCTTTTGGCGGCACCGCGCAGATCATCATCACCTGGCTGATCGGCACCACCGGCAACCCGATGTCGCCGGTGGGCTACCTGTTGGTGGCCAACCTGGTGTGCCTGACCGCGGCCTGGTTCGCCAAGGAAACCCGCCCGCAGACACCCGGGCGCAGCCACCCCGGCCAACGGCTCGCAGAAGCCCGCGCCCGCTGA
- a CDS encoding amidase — protein MTDLHDLSTAQLLAQFASRQLSPLDYYDHLLAHIGRWEPHIRALYAFDPEQVRLLARASTERWNKGTPNGPLDGIPVTIKELIATQGTPIPLGSAATALKPALQDAPPAARMREAGAIILAKTTVPDFGMLSSGLSSFHGITRNPWNTACNTGGSSSGAAAAAAAGYGPLHIGTDIGGSVRLPAAWCGLVGFKPTLGRIPIDPYYTGRCAGPMTRSVEDTVLLMRYLAKPDARDATSLPPLTGDWSDEPVSVNGLKIGLMLEPGAGLQPEGFVCEAVERAAKWFESHGAQVRTLAPIMDRTQLDGLDRFWRARQWAELSALGAEQFAKVLPYIRDWAAPGAELSGVEAVQGFNQTFEMRRRAAQVFSEFDLVLSPTNQINSFPAQWPSPSNDPQQPFEHIVFTLPWNMGEQPALSINCGFAADGLPIGLQMIAPRFADQWLLQVAKTYESWRGAIHSWPNSPSH, from the coding sequence ATGACTGATTTGCACGATCTATCCACCGCCCAGTTGCTGGCGCAGTTCGCCAGCCGCCAGCTCTCGCCCCTGGACTACTACGACCATCTGCTGGCCCACATCGGGCGCTGGGAGCCGCATATCCGTGCGCTCTACGCCTTCGATCCGGAGCAGGTACGCCTGCTGGCCCGGGCCTCCACCGAGCGCTGGAACAAGGGCACCCCCAATGGCCCGCTGGACGGGATTCCGGTGACGATCAAGGAACTGATCGCCACCCAGGGCACGCCGATTCCCCTGGGCAGCGCGGCCACCGCCCTGAAGCCGGCCCTGCAGGATGCGCCACCGGCCGCGCGGATGCGCGAGGCCGGGGCGATCATCCTGGCCAAGACCACGGTGCCGGATTTCGGCATGTTGTCTTCGGGGCTGTCGAGCTTCCACGGCATTACCCGCAATCCCTGGAACACTGCCTGCAATACCGGTGGCTCCAGTTCCGGGGCCGCGGCCGCAGCGGCTGCCGGTTACGGGCCGCTGCACATCGGCACCGACATCGGCGGCTCGGTGCGTCTGCCGGCCGCCTGGTGCGGATTGGTGGGGTTCAAGCCAACCCTGGGGCGGATTCCCATCGATCCGTATTACACCGGGCGTTGCGCCGGGCCCATGACCCGCAGTGTCGAGGATACGGTGCTGCTGATGCGCTACCTGGCCAAGCCCGACGCCCGCGACGCCACCAGCCTGCCGCCCTTGACCGGCGACTGGAGCGATGAACCGGTGTCGGTCAACGGCTTGAAGATCGGCCTGATGCTGGAGCCCGGCGCCGGGCTGCAGCCGGAAGGTTTTGTCTGTGAGGCGGTGGAGCGCGCCGCGAAATGGTTCGAAAGCCACGGCGCCCAGGTCCGCACCCTGGCGCCGATCATGGACCGCACGCAACTGGACGGCCTGGACCGCTTCTGGCGCGCCCGGCAATGGGCGGAACTCTCGGCCCTGGGCGCCGAGCAGTTTGCCAAGGTGCTGCCCTATATCCGCGACTGGGCGGCGCCGGGGGCCGAGCTGTCCGGGGTCGAGGCGGTGCAGGGCTTCAACCAGACCTTCGAGATGCGCCGACGCGCCGCCCAGGTGTTCAGCGAGTTCGACCTGGTGCTGTCGCCGACCAACCAGATCAACAGCTTTCCCGCGCAGTGGCCGTCGCCAAGCAACGACCCGCAACAGCCGTTCGAGCACATCGTCTTCACCCTGCCCTGGAACATGGGCGAACAACCGGCGCTGTCGATCAACTGCGGTTTTGCCGCCGATGGCCTGCCCATCGGCCTGCAGATGATCGCCCCGCGCTTTGCCGATCAATGGCTGCTGCAAGTGGCCAAGACCTATGAGAGCTGGCGCGGAGCAATCCACAGCTGGCCGAATTCGCCGTCTCACTGA